One window of Carassius auratus strain Wakin chromosome 17, ASM336829v1, whole genome shotgun sequence genomic DNA carries:
- the tulp4b gene encoding tubby-related protein 4 isoform X2 produces MSRDYEEPGQSVGMLAAVEHGPVLCSDSNILCLSWKGRVPKSEKEKPVCRKRYYEEGWLATGNARGVVGVTFTSSHCRRDRNTPQRINFNLRGHNSEVVLVRWNEPFQKLATCDMEGGIFVWIQYEGRWSVELVNDRGAQVSDFTWSHDGTQALIAYRDGFVLVGSVSGQRHWSSEINLESQITCGIWTPDDQQVLFGTADGQVIVMDCHGRMLAHVLLHESDGIVSMSWNCPNFLVEDSTESDTDSDDPTQAHVQNLKPMLTVSFISGDISLMNNYDDLSPNIIRSGLKDVEVQWCSQGDLLAVAGMERHGLPAESACASLMRNALVKFYNVQGEHIYTLETPAQRPITTICWGHRDSRLFLACGPALYVVRVEHRVASLQLLCQQGIASALKEERDVGKLNMPSLLCSYVTTAFIPTIKPPIPDPNNIRDFVSYPTAGNERLHCTMKRSEENPEAGGPCYTLYLEHLGGLVPILKGRRISKLRPEFVIMDPKMDGKADEVCVNGMISYMTDSCNCSDSSDIELSDEWVGRKSPKLSRGNRSPKLPRINMESRKSPKLAQTSQEMSRSPRLPKKPSVRSPSLTRREFPVDGFSEHNYLAQVTSNIWGTKFKIVGLASFLPANLGAVIYKTSLLHLQPRQMTIYLPEVRKISLDFMSLPVFNPTVFSEDEDDLPVMGPSGVSADNPPCTVNIPIAPIHSPAQAMSPTQSIGLVQSLLANQNIQLDVLTNPTATAAAAAAAATAAAAAAAAAAAAAANATAAAANATVSEHSQDTVTAQYTVPTRYSNPGQVIFSGLEMSNILSGTLPPPPHHLPQQPHQQRQQQQQQQDHQQSKYQQQLQPQQQHLRLQHQSQQLHQQSLQQQHMQHQQQLQTQQHQQQQLQQQHQQQLQQQHQQQLQQQHQQQLQQQHQLQQQLQQQHQQLQQQHQQQLQHHQQQLHQQQMQQQQLQQQQQQIQQQVQQHQQQMHQQQFQQQQHQLQIQHEQMQQQQQQMQQQQQQIRQQIQEMRQQQQQLQQQHQQIQLQHQQMQRQHQQMQQQLKMQISLQHPPSGYATLSLHQLQLMPHPDQPPDRREVLPLKIPSRPQSFIETDSIEIQMRKVNPPPPYPGTVVSAAAATPTTAPPGLLVSNENGTTLSTDPCLTKDEFSLLPISLQYPTPLGYERITTFDSSGNVEEVCRPRRRLLRNQNTYGMQELGSSATLKVTSSENKKVQLPYSSATLSRLSVPRYSIPSGDPPPYPDTSSQMNTIRSPTQRIDSSLIHATLRRDRREPTLKVSQMVDTVRTLPTKSKMNGSLTLSYQPRIPTALYTCTQCSSNSSSTSVSVTGGGTNSSGIAGGTVVRQDFPPGKGAQHSTIIVHSKSTSPLASQSSYNLLSPIDNSRDRTVYVNSAFTEDETLSQQCHLEKSVRHLTLDVNLTIKRPPPYQWDSPAAEQLWIPQEQNILPGPPGPPHKPPPFLLSQPQHLDMTRLPFVLSTKPPTSPSSMTLPSSYQLSLSPFPSVVGHGGSQLQSLQSPAQSCGPSNMVTSSPFSQADSTLVLPPGYPANLTNLGCCTLPPMYPGTSSCSNLQLHPMSLHPWSTYSTCPPMPDHSATLPSKTHQALEKPVLSPPPPPPPPPPPPPPPPLPPPPPPVDLLNHQSTSEVIAESGESFQDQSSLNESPQGAERFSKKTRKRLDSRAEEANMSGVSEGKSKKENRTLSDFNSLISSPRLGSREKKKPKGQKEPLNKAKKLSRTSNEFQDSSESEPELFISGDELMNQSQSSKKGWKSKRNMRTANELEEIKCRKANEREDRSLGSQGFVYIMANKQPLWNEATQVYQLDFGGRVTQESAKNFQIELDGRQVMQFGRIDGNAYIMDFQYPFSAVQAFAVALANVTQRLK; encoded by the exons ATGTCCAGGGACTATGAAGAG CCTGGTCAGTCTGTAGGGATGTTGGCTGCGGTGGAACATGGTCCGGTCCTCTGCAGTGACTCCAACATCCTCTGCCTCTCATGGAAAGGGAGAGTTCCCAAAAGTGAGAAGGAGAAGCCGGTGTGCAGGAAGCGCTACTATGAGGAGGGCTGGCTGGCCACTGGGAACGCCAGGGGCGTTGTGGGTGTGACGTTCACGTCTAGTCACTGTAGAAGGGACAGAAATACCCCACAACGAATCAACTTCAATTTACGGGGTCATAACAGTGAG GTTGTTCTTGTTAGGTGGAATGAACCGTTTCAGAAGCTTGCAACGTGTGACATGGAGGGAGGGATATTTGTGTGGATCCAGTATGAAGGAAGATGGTCTGTAGAGTTGGTGAATGACAGAGGTGCTCAG GTGAGTGACTTCACCTGGTCACATGATGGTACACAGGCCTTGATCGCCTACAGGGATGGTTTTGTTCTGGTGGGTTCAGTGAGCGGTCAGAGACACTGGTCATCTGAGATCAATCTGGAGAGCCAGATCACCTGTGGAATCTGGACCCCTGATGACCAGCAG GTGCTTTTTGGAACAGCAGACGGGCAAGTCATAGTGATGGACTGCCACGGCCGTATGCTTGCCCATGTTCTTCTGCATGAGTCAGATGGCATAGTCAGCATGTCTTGGAACTGCCCGAACTTCCTGGTGGAGGACAGCACTGAGAGCGATACAGACTCCGATGACCCTACTCAAGCTCACG TGCAAAATCTCAAACCAATGCTCACGGTCAGCTTCATATCAGGAGACATTAGTTTGATGAACAActatgatgacctttcacctaaCATTATACGCTCAGGACTGAAAG ATGTGGAGGTGCAATGGTGCTCTCAGGGAGACCTGCTGGCAGTGGCCGGGATGGAGAGACACGGCCTGCCCGCTGAATCAGCATGTGCCTCTTTAATGAGGAACGCCCTTGTCAAGTTTTACAATGTCCAAGGGGAACATATATACACATTAGAAACTCCAGCCCAA AGGCCCATCACCACGATTTGCTGGGGTCACAGGGACTCGCGTCTGTTTCTGGCCTGTGGACCAGCCCTGTATGTAGTGCGTGTGGAGCACCGTGTGGCTAGCCTGCAGCTTCTGTGTCAGCAGGGCATTGCCAGTGCTCTTAAAGAGGAGAGAGATGTGGGAAAACTGAACATGCCTTCACTCCTCTGTTCCTATGTTACCACTGCTTTCATTCCAACTATCAAG CCACCCATCCCAGATCCGAATAACATCCGAGACTTTGTGAGCTATCCGACAGCAGGGAATGAACGCCTGCACTGCACTATGAAACGTTCAGAGGAGAATCCAGAAGCAGGAGGCCCCTGTTACACCCTCTATCTGGAACACCTGGGAGGTTTGGTGCCTATTCTCAAGGGTCGTCGCATCAGCAAACTGCGACCGGAGTTTGTCATTATGGACCCAAAAATGGATGGTAAAGCAG ATGAGGTCTGTGTAAATGGGATGATCTCCTATATGACTGACAGCTGTAACTGCTCAGACTCAAGCGATATTGAGTTGAGCGATGAGTGGGTTGGGCGAAAGTCGCCCAAACTTTCTAGAGGAAACAGGTCTCCTAAGCTTCCTAG AATTAATATGGAATCAAGAAAGTCTCCTAAACTTGCCCAAACATCTCAAGAAATGTCTAGGTCTCCTAGATTACCAAAGAAGCCTTCAGTTCGGTCTCCGAGTCTTACTCGAAGAGAATTTCCAGTTGATGGCTTTAGTGAG CATAATTACTTGGCCCAGGTCACCTCTAACATTTGGGGAACAAAGTTTAAGATTGTAGGCCTTGCCTCATTTTTGCCAGCTAACTTGGGAGCAG TTATTTATAAAACTAGTTTGCTGCACCTGCAACCTCGTCAGATGACGATTTATTTGCCTGAGGTGCGTAAAATATCGCTGGACTTCATGAGTCTGCCAGTCTTTAATCCCACTGTGttcagtgaagatgaagatgatttaCCTG TTATGGGACCCTCAGGAGTGTCAGCCGACAATCCTCCTTGCACAGTTAATATCCCCATTGCTCCAATTCACAGCCCTGCTCAAGCCATGTCACCTACGCAGAGTATAGGCTTAGTGCAGTCTCTCCTAGCCAACCAGAATATACAGCTTGATGTCCTTACCAATCCCACTGCCACTGCAGCAGCGGCagctgcagcagcaacagcagcagcagcagcagcagcagcagcagcagcagcagcagctaatgcaacagcagcagcagctaaTGCAACAGTATCTGAGCACAGTCAGGACACTGTAACAGCACAATACACTGTGCCAACCAGATATTCCAACCCTGGACAGGTGATTTTCAGTGGACTGGAAATGAGTAATATCTTGAGTGgaactcttcctcctcctccacatcatctaCCACAACAACCCCACCAACAAcgtcaacaacaacagcaacaacaagaCCATCAACAATCTAAATATCAACAGCAATTACAACCACAGCAGCAGCATCTGAGATTACAACATCAGTCACAGCAGCTGCATCAACAATCGCTGCAGCAGCAACACATGCAACATCAGCAGCAACTGCAAACGCAGcagcatcaacaacaacaactgcaacAGCAGCATCAACAGCAACTGCAACAGCAGCATCAACAGCAACTGCAACAGCagcatcaacaacaactgcaacaGCAGCATCAACTGCAACAGCAACTGCAACAGCAACATCAACAACTGCAACAGCAGCATCAACAACAGTTGCAACATCATCAACAGCAACTGCATCAGCAGCAAATGCAACAGCAGCAACtgcaacagcagcaacaacagatTCAACAGCAAGTGCAGCAGCATCAACAACAAATGCATCAACAACAATTCCAACAGCAGCAGCACCAGTTGCAGATTCAGCATGAGcaaatgcagcagcagcagcaacagatgcaacaacagcagcaacaaatTCGACAGCAAATACAAGAAatgagacagcagcagcaacaacttcaACAGCAGCATCAACAAATACAGCTGCAGCATCAGCAAATGCAAAGACAGCATCAGCAAATGCAGCAGCAGCTTAAAATGCAAATTTCCCTTCAACATCCACCTTCAGGGTATGCTACTCTATCCCTTCATCAGTTACAGCTAATGCCTCATCCAGACCAGCCTCCAGACAGACGAGAAGTTCTCCCTCTGAAGATTCCCTCACGACCACAGTCATTTATTGAAACTGACTCCATTGAGATTCAGATGCGCAAAGTAAACCCTCCACCACCTTACCCAGGTACAGTGGTATCTGCTGCAGCTGCCACACCGACTACGGCCCCTCCTGGTCTTCTTGTTAGTAATGAGAATGGCACTACACTGTCAACAGATCCATGTTTAACTAAGGATGAATTCTCTCTCCTCCCAATTAGCCTCCAGTACCCAACTCCACTAGGCTATGAAAGAATCACTACTTTTGACAGCAGTGGAAATGTCGAAGAGGTGTGTCGCCCAAGGAGACGTCTTTTAAGGAACCAAAATACCTATGGGATGCAAGAACTGGGCAGCTCCGCCACATTGAAAGTAACCTCATCTGAGAACAAGAAAGTCCAGTTGCCATACAGCTCTGCAACTCTTAGTCGCCTCTCAGTGCCTAGATATTCCATACCAAGCGGAGACCCACCACCTTATCCTGACACATCTAGCCAAATGAACACAATCAGAAGTCCGACGCAAAGGATTGACAGCAGTTTGATTCATGCCACTTTGCGCCGTGATCGCAGGGAACCGACCCTGAAGGTTTCACAAATGGTGGATACAGTGAGGACTCTACCGACTAAATCCAAAATGAACGGTTCCCTCACACTCTCCTATCAGCCAAGGATACCTACGGCTTTGTATACATGCACTCAGTGTAGTAGTAATAGCAGCAGCACTAGTGTAAGTGTCACTGGTGGGGGCACCAACAGCAGTGGAATTGCTGGAGGAACTGTGGTGAGGCAAGACTTTCCACCTGGAAAAGGGGCTCAACACAGCACGATTATTGTGCACTCCAAAAGTACCTCCCCATTAGCCTCCCAGTCGTCCTATAATCTCCTGAGTCCCATTGACAATAGTAGAGACAGAACTGTCTATGTGAACTCTGCCTTTACGGAAGACGAGACACTAAGTCAGCAGTGCCATCTTGAAAAGTCAGTGCGGCATTTAACACTTGATGTCAATTTGACAATCAAACGGCCGCCACCTTACCAATGGGACTCTCCTGCAGCAGAACAACTGTGGATACCTCAAGAGCAAAATATATTGCCTGGACCTCCAGGACCACCACATAAGCCACCACCATTTTTACTTAGCCAACCACAGCACTTAGACATGACCCGACTACCTTTTGTCCTTTCAACGAAACCTCCCACCAGTCCCAGCTCTATGACCCTCCCTTCATCATATCAGTTATCCCTTTCACCCTTCCCATCAGTTGTAGGGCATGGTGGATCTCAGCTACAGTCTTTGCAGAGTCCTGCACAATCATGTGGCCCCAGTAACATGGTAACATCTAGCCCTTTCAGCCAAGCAGACTCAACTTTAGTCCTACCCCCAGGTTATCCTGCAAATTTGACCAATCTAGGTTGTTGCACTCTGCCTCCCATGTACCCAGGGACTAGCTCATGCAGCAACCTTCAGCTGCATCCAATGAGCTTGCATCCTTGGAGCACATACAGCACTTGTCCTCCCATGCCAGACCACTCTGCCACACTGCCCAGTAAGACCCATCAGGCCCTGGAGAAGCCGGTTCTCTCTccacctccaccacctccacctcccccaccacctcctcctccacctcctcttcctcctcctcctccacccgtTGATCTCTTGAACCATCAGAGCACCTCTGAGGTGATTGCAGAATCTGGGGAGAGCTTTCAGGATCAGTCCTCTCTCAATGAGAGTCCACAAGGAGCAGAGAGGTTCAGCAAGAAGACACGTAAGAGGCTTGACAGTAGGGCAGAAGAGGCCAATATGTCTGGAGTTTCTGAAGGGAAATCCAAAAAAGAGAATCGCACACTCTCTGACTTTAATTCCCTGATCTCCAGCCCAAGACTTGGCAGCAGGGAAAAGAAGAAACCTAAAGGGCAGAAAGAGCCATTGAACAAGGCTAAGAAACTGAGTAGGACCTCCAATGAGTTCCAGGACAGTTCAGAGAGTGAGCCTGAACTCTTCATCAGTGGTGACGAGCTGATGAATCAAAGCCAGAGCAGCAAGAAAGGATGGAAGAGCAAACGCAATATGCGTACAGCAAACGAACTTGAGGAAATCAAGTGTCGTAAAGCTAACGAGAGAGAGGATCGTAGTCTTGGCAGCCAAGGCTTTGTCTATATCATGGCCAACAAGCAGCCATTGTGGAACGAAGCTACCCAGGTTTACCAGCTTGACTTTGGAGGACGGGTGACACAGGAGTCGGCCAAAAACTTTCAAATTGAGCTTGATGGACGCCAG GTAATGCAGTTTGGCAGAATCGATGGCAATGCATATATCATGGATTTTCAGTATCCATTCTCAGCGGTACAGGCATTTGCTGTGGCCTTGGCCAATGTAACTCAgagacttaaataa
- the tulp4b gene encoding tubby-related protein 4 isoform X1 produces MSRDYEEPGQSVGMLAAVEHGPVLCSDSNILCLSWKGRVPKSEKEKPVCRKRYYEEGWLATGNARGVVGVTFTSSHCRRDRNTPQRINFNLRGHNSEVVLVRWNEPFQKLATCDMEGGIFVWIQYEGRWSVELVNDRGAQVSDFTWSHDGTQALIAYRDGFVLVGSVSGQRHWSSEINLESQITCGIWTPDDQQVLFGTADGQVIVMDCHGRMLAHVLLHESDGIVSMSWNCPNFLVEDSTESDTDSDDPTQAHVQNLKPMLTVSFISGDISLMNNYDDLSPNIIRSGLKDVEVQWCSQGDLLAVAGMERHGLPAESACASLMRNALVKFYNVQGEHIYTLETPAQRPITTICWGHRDSRLFLACGPALYVVRVEHRVASLQLLCQQGIASALKEERDVGKLNMPSLLCSYVTTAFIPTIKPPIPDPNNIRDFVSYPTAGNERLHCTMKRSEENPEAGGPCYTLYLEHLGGLVPILKGRRISKLRPEFVIMDPKMDGKADEVCVNGMISYMTDSCNCSDSSDIELSDEWVGRKSPKLSRGNRSPKLPRYSKHIRINMESRKSPKLAQTSQEMSRSPRLPKKPSVRSPSLTRREFPVDGFSEHNYLAQVTSNIWGTKFKIVGLASFLPANLGAVIYKTSLLHLQPRQMTIYLPEVRKISLDFMSLPVFNPTVFSEDEDDLPVMGPSGVSADNPPCTVNIPIAPIHSPAQAMSPTQSIGLVQSLLANQNIQLDVLTNPTATAAAAAAAATAAAAAAAAAAAAAANATAAAANATVSEHSQDTVTAQYTVPTRYSNPGQVIFSGLEMSNILSGTLPPPPHHLPQQPHQQRQQQQQQQDHQQSKYQQQLQPQQQHLRLQHQSQQLHQQSLQQQHMQHQQQLQTQQHQQQQLQQQHQQQLQQQHQQQLQQQHQQQLQQQHQLQQQLQQQHQQLQQQHQQQLQHHQQQLHQQQMQQQQLQQQQQQIQQQVQQHQQQMHQQQFQQQQHQLQIQHEQMQQQQQQMQQQQQQIRQQIQEMRQQQQQLQQQHQQIQLQHQQMQRQHQQMQQQLKMQISLQHPPSGYATLSLHQLQLMPHPDQPPDRREVLPLKIPSRPQSFIETDSIEIQMRKVNPPPPYPGTVVSAAAATPTTAPPGLLVSNENGTTLSTDPCLTKDEFSLLPISLQYPTPLGYERITTFDSSGNVEEVCRPRRRLLRNQNTYGMQELGSSATLKVTSSENKKVQLPYSSATLSRLSVPRYSIPSGDPPPYPDTSSQMNTIRSPTQRIDSSLIHATLRRDRREPTLKVSQMVDTVRTLPTKSKMNGSLTLSYQPRIPTALYTCTQCSSNSSSTSVSVTGGGTNSSGIAGGTVVRQDFPPGKGAQHSTIIVHSKSTSPLASQSSYNLLSPIDNSRDRTVYVNSAFTEDETLSQQCHLEKSVRHLTLDVNLTIKRPPPYQWDSPAAEQLWIPQEQNILPGPPGPPHKPPPFLLSQPQHLDMTRLPFVLSTKPPTSPSSMTLPSSYQLSLSPFPSVVGHGGSQLQSLQSPAQSCGPSNMVTSSPFSQADSTLVLPPGYPANLTNLGCCTLPPMYPGTSSCSNLQLHPMSLHPWSTYSTCPPMPDHSATLPSKTHQALEKPVLSPPPPPPPPPPPPPPPPLPPPPPPVDLLNHQSTSEVIAESGESFQDQSSLNESPQGAERFSKKTRKRLDSRAEEANMSGVSEGKSKKENRTLSDFNSLISSPRLGSREKKKPKGQKEPLNKAKKLSRTSNEFQDSSESEPELFISGDELMNQSQSSKKGWKSKRNMRTANELEEIKCRKANEREDRSLGSQGFVYIMANKQPLWNEATQVYQLDFGGRVTQESAKNFQIELDGRQVMQFGRIDGNAYIMDFQYPFSAVQAFAVALANVTQRLK; encoded by the exons ATGTCCAGGGACTATGAAGAG CCTGGTCAGTCTGTAGGGATGTTGGCTGCGGTGGAACATGGTCCGGTCCTCTGCAGTGACTCCAACATCCTCTGCCTCTCATGGAAAGGGAGAGTTCCCAAAAGTGAGAAGGAGAAGCCGGTGTGCAGGAAGCGCTACTATGAGGAGGGCTGGCTGGCCACTGGGAACGCCAGGGGCGTTGTGGGTGTGACGTTCACGTCTAGTCACTGTAGAAGGGACAGAAATACCCCACAACGAATCAACTTCAATTTACGGGGTCATAACAGTGAG GTTGTTCTTGTTAGGTGGAATGAACCGTTTCAGAAGCTTGCAACGTGTGACATGGAGGGAGGGATATTTGTGTGGATCCAGTATGAAGGAAGATGGTCTGTAGAGTTGGTGAATGACAGAGGTGCTCAG GTGAGTGACTTCACCTGGTCACATGATGGTACACAGGCCTTGATCGCCTACAGGGATGGTTTTGTTCTGGTGGGTTCAGTGAGCGGTCAGAGACACTGGTCATCTGAGATCAATCTGGAGAGCCAGATCACCTGTGGAATCTGGACCCCTGATGACCAGCAG GTGCTTTTTGGAACAGCAGACGGGCAAGTCATAGTGATGGACTGCCACGGCCGTATGCTTGCCCATGTTCTTCTGCATGAGTCAGATGGCATAGTCAGCATGTCTTGGAACTGCCCGAACTTCCTGGTGGAGGACAGCACTGAGAGCGATACAGACTCCGATGACCCTACTCAAGCTCACG TGCAAAATCTCAAACCAATGCTCACGGTCAGCTTCATATCAGGAGACATTAGTTTGATGAACAActatgatgacctttcacctaaCATTATACGCTCAGGACTGAAAG ATGTGGAGGTGCAATGGTGCTCTCAGGGAGACCTGCTGGCAGTGGCCGGGATGGAGAGACACGGCCTGCCCGCTGAATCAGCATGTGCCTCTTTAATGAGGAACGCCCTTGTCAAGTTTTACAATGTCCAAGGGGAACATATATACACATTAGAAACTCCAGCCCAA AGGCCCATCACCACGATTTGCTGGGGTCACAGGGACTCGCGTCTGTTTCTGGCCTGTGGACCAGCCCTGTATGTAGTGCGTGTGGAGCACCGTGTGGCTAGCCTGCAGCTTCTGTGTCAGCAGGGCATTGCCAGTGCTCTTAAAGAGGAGAGAGATGTGGGAAAACTGAACATGCCTTCACTCCTCTGTTCCTATGTTACCACTGCTTTCATTCCAACTATCAAG CCACCCATCCCAGATCCGAATAACATCCGAGACTTTGTGAGCTATCCGACAGCAGGGAATGAACGCCTGCACTGCACTATGAAACGTTCAGAGGAGAATCCAGAAGCAGGAGGCCCCTGTTACACCCTCTATCTGGAACACCTGGGAGGTTTGGTGCCTATTCTCAAGGGTCGTCGCATCAGCAAACTGCGACCGGAGTTTGTCATTATGGACCCAAAAATGGATGGTAAAGCAG ATGAGGTCTGTGTAAATGGGATGATCTCCTATATGACTGACAGCTGTAACTGCTCAGACTCAAGCGATATTGAGTTGAGCGATGAGTGGGTTGGGCGAAAGTCGCCCAAACTTTCTAGAGGAAACAGGTCTCCTAAGCTTCCTAGGTACTCTAAACATATAAG AATTAATATGGAATCAAGAAAGTCTCCTAAACTTGCCCAAACATCTCAAGAAATGTCTAGGTCTCCTAGATTACCAAAGAAGCCTTCAGTTCGGTCTCCGAGTCTTACTCGAAGAGAATTTCCAGTTGATGGCTTTAGTGAG CATAATTACTTGGCCCAGGTCACCTCTAACATTTGGGGAACAAAGTTTAAGATTGTAGGCCTTGCCTCATTTTTGCCAGCTAACTTGGGAGCAG TTATTTATAAAACTAGTTTGCTGCACCTGCAACCTCGTCAGATGACGATTTATTTGCCTGAGGTGCGTAAAATATCGCTGGACTTCATGAGTCTGCCAGTCTTTAATCCCACTGTGttcagtgaagatgaagatgatttaCCTG TTATGGGACCCTCAGGAGTGTCAGCCGACAATCCTCCTTGCACAGTTAATATCCCCATTGCTCCAATTCACAGCCCTGCTCAAGCCATGTCACCTACGCAGAGTATAGGCTTAGTGCAGTCTCTCCTAGCCAACCAGAATATACAGCTTGATGTCCTTACCAATCCCACTGCCACTGCAGCAGCGGCagctgcagcagcaacagcagcagcagcagcagcagcagcagcagcagcagcagcagctaatgcaacagcagcagcagctaaTGCAACAGTATCTGAGCACAGTCAGGACACTGTAACAGCACAATACACTGTGCCAACCAGATATTCCAACCCTGGACAGGTGATTTTCAGTGGACTGGAAATGAGTAATATCTTGAGTGgaactcttcctcctcctccacatcatctaCCACAACAACCCCACCAACAAcgtcaacaacaacagcaacaacaagaCCATCAACAATCTAAATATCAACAGCAATTACAACCACAGCAGCAGCATCTGAGATTACAACATCAGTCACAGCAGCTGCATCAACAATCGCTGCAGCAGCAACACATGCAACATCAGCAGCAACTGCAAACGCAGcagcatcaacaacaacaactgcaacAGCAGCATCAACAGCAACTGCAACAGCAGCATCAACAGCAACTGCAACAGCagcatcaacaacaactgcaacaGCAGCATCAACTGCAACAGCAACTGCAACAGCAACATCAACAACTGCAACAGCAGCATCAACAACAGTTGCAACATCATCAACAGCAACTGCATCAGCAGCAAATGCAACAGCAGCAACtgcaacagcagcaacaacagatTCAACAGCAAGTGCAGCAGCATCAACAACAAATGCATCAACAACAATTCCAACAGCAGCAGCACCAGTTGCAGATTCAGCATGAGcaaatgcagcagcagcagcaacagatgcaacaacagcagcaacaaatTCGACAGCAAATACAAGAAatgagacagcagcagcaacaacttcaACAGCAGCATCAACAAATACAGCTGCAGCATCAGCAAATGCAAAGACAGCATCAGCAAATGCAGCAGCAGCTTAAAATGCAAATTTCCCTTCAACATCCACCTTCAGGGTATGCTACTCTATCCCTTCATCAGTTACAGCTAATGCCTCATCCAGACCAGCCTCCAGACAGACGAGAAGTTCTCCCTCTGAAGATTCCCTCACGACCACAGTCATTTATTGAAACTGACTCCATTGAGATTCAGATGCGCAAAGTAAACCCTCCACCACCTTACCCAGGTACAGTGGTATCTGCTGCAGCTGCCACACCGACTACGGCCCCTCCTGGTCTTCTTGTTAGTAATGAGAATGGCACTACACTGTCAACAGATCCATGTTTAACTAAGGATGAATTCTCTCTCCTCCCAATTAGCCTCCAGTACCCAACTCCACTAGGCTATGAAAGAATCACTACTTTTGACAGCAGTGGAAATGTCGAAGAGGTGTGTCGCCCAAGGAGACGTCTTTTAAGGAACCAAAATACCTATGGGATGCAAGAACTGGGCAGCTCCGCCACATTGAAAGTAACCTCATCTGAGAACAAGAAAGTCCAGTTGCCATACAGCTCTGCAACTCTTAGTCGCCTCTCAGTGCCTAGATATTCCATACCAAGCGGAGACCCACCACCTTATCCTGACACATCTAGCCAAATGAACACAATCAGAAGTCCGACGCAAAGGATTGACAGCAGTTTGATTCATGCCACTTTGCGCCGTGATCGCAGGGAACCGACCCTGAAGGTTTCACAAATGGTGGATACAGTGAGGACTCTACCGACTAAATCCAAAATGAACGGTTCCCTCACACTCTCCTATCAGCCAAGGATACCTACGGCTTTGTATACATGCACTCAGTGTAGTAGTAATAGCAGCAGCACTAGTGTAAGTGTCACTGGTGGGGGCACCAACAGCAGTGGAATTGCTGGAGGAACTGTGGTGAGGCAAGACTTTCCACCTGGAAAAGGGGCTCAACACAGCACGATTATTGTGCACTCCAAAAGTACCTCCCCATTAGCCTCCCAGTCGTCCTATAATCTCCTGAGTCCCATTGACAATAGTAGAGACAGAACTGTCTATGTGAACTCTGCCTTTACGGAAGACGAGACACTAAGTCAGCAGTGCCATCTTGAAAAGTCAGTGCGGCATTTAACACTTGATGTCAATTTGACAATCAAACGGCCGCCACCTTACCAATGGGACTCTCCTGCAGCAGAACAACTGTGGATACCTCAAGAGCAAAATATATTGCCTGGACCTCCAGGACCACCACATAAGCCACCACCATTTTTACTTAGCCAACCACAGCACTTAGACATGACCCGACTACCTTTTGTCCTTTCAACGAAACCTCCCACCAGTCCCAGCTCTATGACCCTCCCTTCATCATATCAGTTATCCCTTTCACCCTTCCCATCAGTTGTAGGGCATGGTGGATCTCAGCTACAGTCTTTGCAGAGTCCTGCACAATCATGTGGCCCCAGTAACATGGTAACATCTAGCCCTTTCAGCCAAGCAGACTCAACTTTAGTCCTACCCCCAGGTTATCCTGCAAATTTGACCAATCTAGGTTGTTGCACTCTGCCTCCCATGTACCCAGGGACTAGCTCATGCAGCAACCTTCAGCTGCATCCAATGAGCTTGCATCCTTGGAGCACATACAGCACTTGTCCTCCCATGCCAGACCACTCTGCCACACTGCCCAGTAAGACCCATCAGGCCCTGGAGAAGCCGGTTCTCTCTccacctccaccacctccacctcccccaccacctcctcctccacctcctcttcctcctcctcctccacccgtTGATCTCTTGAACCATCAGAGCACCTCTGAGGTGATTGCAGAATCTGGGGAGAGCTTTCAGGATCAGTCCTCTCTCAATGAGAGTCCACAAGGAGCAGAGAGGTTCAGCAAGAAGACACGTAAGAGGCTTGACAGTAGGGCAGAAGAGGCCAATATGTCTGGAGTTTCTGAAGGGAAATCCAAAAAAGAGAATCGCACACTCTCTGACTTTAATTCCCTGATCTCCAGCCCAAGACTTGGCAGCAGGGAAAAGAAGAAACCTAAAGGGCAGAAAGAGCCATTGAACAAGGCTAAGAAACTGAGTAGGACCTCCAATGAGTTCCAGGACAGTTCAGAGAGTGAGCCTGAACTCTTCATCAGTGGTGACGAGCTGATGAATCAAAGCCAGAGCAGCAAGAAAGGATGGAAGAGCAAACGCAATATGCGTACAGCAAACGAACTTGAGGAAATCAAGTGTCGTAAAGCTAACGAGAGAGAGGATCGTAGTCTTGGCAGCCAAGGCTTTGTCTATATCATGGCCAACAAGCAGCCATTGTGGAACGAAGCTACCCAGGTTTACCAGCTTGACTTTGGAGGACGGGTGACACAGGAGTCGGCCAAAAACTTTCAAATTGAGCTTGATGGACGCCAG GTAATGCAGTTTGGCAGAATCGATGGCAATGCATATATCATGGATTTTCAGTATCCATTCTCAGCGGTACAGGCATTTGCTGTGGCCTTGGCCAATGTAACTCAgagacttaaataa